The region CGCTAAGTCTAGGTAGGCCTAGCCCCCTGACGCTATGGAGGTTCCTCTAAGCTAAGGCTTAGCCAGCTCAGCTCCCCGCTTTCTCTGCAGCTCTTGCGCTACGAGCCTTCCTTGATACATCCTAGCGGCTATGCAGAGGCCGAGGCAGGCCGAGGCTATGTAGAACTGCGGGGTCACGTAAGCGCTCAGGGGGAGGGTGACAACTACCTCAAGCGCCTGTCTTATCGCTAGCCTCAGAGCCCCCTGCCCTACGAGGAGCGGGGCTTCAGCGCTTAGCACCTCTACGTTAGGGCCTAGTAGCCCTGCGATAGAGCCTAGCAGCAAGCCTCTAAGAGGAGAGCTAGTAGCTAAGTAGAGTAGCGCAGGCACTATGATGATAGCGGCTAGCTCCCACGCTAACTTAGATAGCCCAAAGGAAACTAGGCTCTTAGACCAGGCTCTCCTAGAGAACGAGCCTACAACTATTAAGACAGCCCCTAGGAGCGTAACTAGCCAGGCCCCTAGAGTTACGTAGTCTATTATCGGCGGCACGACGTTATGTCCAGCTAGCTCTAAGCTTACTTTGAACGGAGAGAGCTTTAAGGACGCCACCTCCCCTATGCTAAATACCCACCAGGGAGCCTCCCTGTAGGCTATTAGGATGAGCATCAACCCCGCAGCGCCGACCCCTATTACGTTCGCCCTGAGCCTCAAGGCGCTGCCCCCTGTAGCGTAAACCTTATGGGGACTGAGCCTAGGTCTGCTCTAACGACCTCCACCCTCACTCCGCCTACGCTTAGGATTATGGAGGCGTCCTCGACGTTGGCTATGAAGTCTACCACTGTCCCGCGCTCAGTTGCGCGGACGTGGTAGTTTCGGACGTGCCACCCTCCTTGAGCAGTTGAGCGTACGTTAACGCTCACTAATCCCCTCTCCCCCGGCGGCGCCTCAACTGGCTCGTTAAGCCGCCCTACGGCAAGGCCCTCTCCATGAGTACCGCAGTACACGTAGAAGCTTAGATCCTCTATCCTGAGGGCTAGTGGTAGGCTGTTATGTAGCGACAAGGTAACTTCAAGCTCTACGCGCCCCCTGTCTAGGTCTACTTCTATCACCCTAAAGCCCTCGTACCTCACTTCTACTCCTCGGGGCGCTAGCGTCCTTAGAACCTCCTCAGCCCCCCCGAGCCTGGGGCTTAGGTAGTCTATCAAGCTAAAGTTGTGCAGGTATAGCCCATGGATAATTGGCATAATAACTATGGCGAGGGAGAGCATGGCTAAGAGAGGCCTTATCACGCATATTCCTCCTAGGCCTGGTAACGTAGGCCGATCCTACTGAAAAACTTTTGGATCCCCCTCTGCCCATGGAGGCCTCTACCACTGAGCTATGTAAGGGTATAGTCGGCAGCGTTATGGCTCGTCTTAGTTAACGGCCCTGCCTAGCTTAAGTTTAGCCGCAGCTTTCCTTAAGCGATGTCTTGAGCCGCGAAGCCTCCTAGAACTTAAGCCTAGTGCCCACGGAGCTAACTACGAAGCCCTCCTTAAACTCCTGGGCTATTCTAGCTGCAGCTTTAAACCCTGTGCAGTGCATAGGGACTACTACCTTCACCCCCGCCTTCTTAAGCTCCTGGATCGTTCTGCTCAATACTTCGTCGCTCGCTCCTGAGAGGTGGAAGCCCCCTATGACTGCGTGCGCCTCCCTCCCCATGAGCCTCGAGGCGTGCCTCACCGTGTTCACGATGCCTGAGTGCGCACAGCCAGCAATTACCACTAGTCCTAGGTCCTTAACGCAGGCTACCAGAGCCTGGTCGTCTAAGACAGGGTCCGCTTCGTAGAGCCCATCCCTAATTCTCCTAGCCACCTCCATCCCACCCTCGAAGTCCGTCACCCTCTCTACTTCACCCGTTGTAGCTAGCCCTGGGGCCAGTGGTAAAGAGTTTCTAGCTGTTACAACTACTCCACCGGCCTCCTCAATATCTGCTTGGCTCAGCCTCCACGGCCCCAGGGTGAGGCCGCTGGGGAGGGTGAAGAGCCTGGTGTAAAAGGCCTCGGGGTGTACGTAGACCGGCACCCTTCTCCCAACCTTCTTAAGAAGTTCTCTAAGCCCGCCGTAGTGATCTAGGTGCCCGTGGCTCAGGAACACGGCGTCTATAAGGTGTGGGCTGACGCCCAACGCCTCCATGTTGTGAACTACTCCATGATCAGTGAAGCCGCCATCCATTAGCACCTGCCTCTCAACACCTCCTCCCCTAGCCTTCACTAGGAGGGAGAGCCCGTGCTCAGCTATAGGCTGGCGGGGTGAGGTGAGCGAAGAAGCCATGCCCCAGCGCCTAGCCGGCCCCTCGTCTCTTAACAAGACGTCGATGTAGTTGTCCACGAGCACTACTACTTCAAGAGAGTCTGCAGCCTCTATCTTGAGCACGCTTAAGCCTAAGGCGAGCTAGCGTTTTAAGCCTTCCTTAATAGACTAGCCAGGTGGGCGCGGCTTTGATCAAAGCGTCTGACGTGGAGGGCCTCATGAAGCGCTACCGTAGTGAGGGCGGGCTGGCTAAGGCCGAGGCTATGTACCTAACGCTGAGGAGGATAGCGAGGCCCTTGGTGGCAGAGGCGATTCACGCTAGGTATGGCTCTGTGAAGCCGCTAGACGAGGCCCTCGGCGACTTAAAGTCCCTGGGCCTAGAGATAGGCGGGGCCGCGTTGTACTTGAAGACTGAAGACACGGGCGAGGATGTTTACGCAGCTGTATCTAGGCCCTTCGTGCAGCTCTTCGTCCCGTTGATAGAGGAGGAGGTATCTAAGCGCCCCAGGCCGAGCCCGGCCTCCTCAAAGATCCTCTACCTCCTCCTAGAGAGAGGGTTTGCAAAACCAGGCTCCTCCCAGGAGCTCTCTAAGCTAAGAGAGGCGTTCTGGCTGCTTTATGGCGAGCCCCTCGAGGAGCCTTGGCTTAAGGAGGCCGTCCTAGAGCTCATGTCCCTATGGGCCGTCGAGTTTACTGATGGCTACAGGCTCTTCTACCCCCACTATCTACATAGAGTAGCTCCTACGCTTAGAAGGCTGGCGGCAAAAGTGAAGGTTACCGTTGAGTACTAGCTAGCTCAGCGCTACTACGCGTAGTAGCGCTGAGCTAGCTTAAATAGCCGTTTTCGCGAGGACTTAGGTAGGAAGGTAGTTTGTCCTTAGGGTTGGGCAGTAGCTTAGCTGAGCGCTTAAAGAGCAGGGCGGATAAGGCCGTGCCCCTCCTAAACGTACCCATCATCTTCGGCCTAGGCTCAGGTGGAGGTAGAGTGCTGGCTAGGCTCTCTGTGCCTAAAGTCGGGGCTATTAAGGTGGCCATTAACTCTAGCGCGAGGGATCTTAAGCAGATCGAGGGCTCTGTGGACCTAGTGGTTCCCTGCGGAGACCTCGGCGGGTCCGGGATGGAGCCGGAGAAGGGGAGGGAGGACTACTTGGAGGTAGCAGGGATGGTGCCACGTTTAGTCGAAGAGGCTTGCAGGGTCTACGGGTGCACTGAGCCAGACGTCATAGTTACTGTAGCCAGCCTGGGCCACGGCTTCGGGAGCGGCTCTCTGCCTGAGCACCTTAGGGTGATTAAGGAGTCCTTCCCCAAGGCTATTCAGCTAGTGTTCGCCGTAACCCCGTTTCACTTCGAGGGGTGGGACCCCTTAGTCAGGGCCTTCAATAGCCTAAAGGTGGCTATTAAGCACGCTACAGTATTTCCGCTATCTAACCACATAGCTAGCCTAAAGCTAGGTGGGGACCTTCACAAAGTAGGGCTTGACGACGTATATAGCATAATTAACTCGCGCATAGCCGAGACGCTAAGCACGCTCTTCGACGCCTTCACAGCCCTGGAGGGGGTCAAGATGGGGATGGATAGGAGCGACCTGAGGAACATAATGAGGGGGGAGCTCGGGGCCGTGGGCGTGGCTAAGTACTCGTCCGCGTCTAACCTCACCGTCGAGAGGGTTCTCCAGGACCTTGCCTCGTCGATTTACGTAAGGCTGGCTGCCGGGCCGGATGGGCTGTACGGCACCTACATCATAGACTCCGGCTCTCCCATCCCCCTAGCGCTACTTAATGAGCTGAGCCGCGAGCTCGTCCTCAAGTGGTCTTTTAAGTCTCAGTTCTTAAAGCCTCTAATAATTGAGCGCCCTAGGCAGGGTGTGTCGATCCTCGCGATCATGACCAACATCTTGTTCGGGAAGCACGCTGAGAGGGAGATCTTTAGCCTACTCTTCGGCCTCTACTTAGGCGACTACTGGTCTAAGCTGCTGGCGAAGAAGCTAAGGGAGCTGTTTAAGTAGGCCCTCCTTCCCGTGGCTACGCTCCTTAAACAACTCTACTAGGAGCTTTGCCAATACCTCTACGGCTTCAGCGACCTCCCTAGACACCCTGCTTCTCACAGTTAACCCGAGCTCCTTTGCCTGGATGCCTATGAGCACCACCTTAACGTTCGCTTCGCGCTCTAAGTAATACGCGAGCAGCTTTAGCGAGGGGCTATGGGTGTCCCAGGCGACGCCGTCGACTTGGCTGGGCTCTAGCACTATGAAGCTGCCTGGCGCTAGTCCTGCGCGCACAGCGTCAACTATGACTACGCAGTCCGCTCCAAACTCTCTCACCTTATCAGTAAAGCTCTCGGGGCTTGTTGAGCACTCTAGTACTAGGACGTTCTGGACCCCCTCCCTCTTTAGCTTCCTAGCTAGCCTTAGGCCGGCGGCGTCATCCCCCCTCAAGTAGCTACCTACGCCTAGCACCGCTACCCTCCTAGCCCCTGCTAGCTTAGACGCTATGCCCTTGAGCAGTTCATCGAGGCTCGCCCCCTCCTTCATTTAAGACACGCTGCAGCCTACAGCTACTTCCTAAACTTCTCAATAGCTTTGACTACGCCCGCCAGTATTGCCTCAGGCTTAGGTGGACACCCAGGAACGTATACATCTACCGGTATTACCCTGTCCACTGGCCCAGCCATTGCATAGCTCCCATCGAAAACGTCTCCAGACGCTGCGCAGCTACCGATAGCCACGACTGCCTTAGGCTCCGGCACCTGCTCATAGACCCTCCTAAGCCTATCCCTTATCTGCAGCGTAACTATCCCTGTCACTAGTAGCACGTCTGCGTGCCTAGGCGTCCCCTTTAGGAGAACGCCGAACCGCTCAGCGTCGTAGAGCGGTGTAAGCGCTGCTACGACCTCGATATCGCACCCGTTACAGCCACCGCAGGGGAAGTGCATCACCCACGGAGACTTCCTACGGGCCCAGCTGCTCAGAGGCAACTCATCACCCCATCTTTAGCATGAACGCGTGCGCCCTCTTCACGGCGTCCACCTTGGCCCTACACCTTAAGCAGAGCGAGGCTAAGGATCGATACTCGTCCATGGAAGCGCCCCTCTTTGAGAGAGCCTCCTTCACAGCCTCTACCGCCTTGGATAGATGCCTCGCCGCGGTCACGGTAGAGCCGCACACCGGGCAGCGGGCAAGCTCAAGCTCCACCTTGTCCTCAGCCTCCTCCTTGCTAGCGACGACTATTATGAACTCTTGGGAGAGCTTCACAGCCCCCCACGGGCACGAGTCTTCACACCTACCGCAGAACGCGCAGTGTCCATGCCACACCCTAACGATCCTCTTAGCCTCCTCGTCCACCACGCTAATGGCTCCAGCCGGACACACCCATCTACAAGCACCACAGCCAGTACACTTCTCTCTGTCGTAGAGCGGCTTCCCTCTAAACCCCTCAGCTACAGGTACTTGGCGGCGTGGGAAGGGTACCGTAGACGGCTTTAGCAGCCCTTTCAGGCTCTCCGCCATGGTCCTTAGGTTCACCAAGCCAGCCACCCCGTAGCGGCTCTAACTAAGTCCACTAGCGCTAACGCTACTCCCCAGGAGAGTAGGAGCTTGAATGCTTGGTCTACTCTCAGCCTACTGCTTTGAGCGTCTATGAGCGAGGCTACGAATACCACGGCTCCGCACAGAGCTAGGAAGACCGCGAAGTCTAGTGGAGACGACTCTGTGAGCCTACCGCCGGCTAAGAAGAGGTTTACGAAGAGCGCCGGTAGAACCATCCACTTAAGCACGCCCCCCAGCTCAAAAATCCCTAGAAGGCTCCCCGAGTATTCAGTAAAGGGCCCTGCGACCACCTCTACCTCGGCGTCCGGTATGTCGAAGGGCTTGCGCCCAAGCTTCAACATCAACGCCATTAAGAACGCAATTGCCGCGAATGGGTACTTTACTATAAAGGGGCAGCTAGCCTGAGCCTCTATAATAGCTTGGAAGCTAAGCCCACCAGCCGCTTTAACTATAGCCAGAGCTGAGGCTACGAAGGGTATTTCTGAGGCTACGAGTAGAGCTAGCTCCCTACTGGCTCCAATAGCTCCGTAGGGACTTCCAGAGCTAGATCCAGCAATAACCACGGCGGCGCCCGGGATTACTAGTGCTATGAGTACTACTAGGACGTCCCCTATTACGCTCAAGGGCGCCTCGACCCCTAGCGGGGTCAATGCTACAGCAGCTACATAGCCTGCTAGGGCTAGTAGGGGGGCCATCACGAACCACGCTCGGCTAGCGGAGATTGGTATGACCGTCTCCTTCGTCAATAGCTTCACCACGTCGGCGATGGGCTGATAGATCGGAGGCCCTATCCTAGACTGAAACCTCGCCCTTAGCTTTCTAAATAGCCAGTAGAAGAGGGCTCCGAATAGGAAGGCTGCCGTGAATTGTAGAGCAACTAGCCCAGCTTTAGCTAGCTCAGGGCTCATAGGGTAATCCTCCTTCTAGCCAAGTCCTCTAGGGTAGCCACCTTTACCATCCCCGTCCTAGCGTTAACTACCTCGACCCTGTCGGTGCACGCGAAGCATGGATCTATGCTGGCGAAGATTATCGGTACATCGGCCACCGTGCAGCCCTTCATCATTACTGGGAGGCTGTGGTTGTTTGCTACTGACGGCGTCCTTATCCTAACGTGCTCAGGGACGTTCGTCCCGTTGCTCCTCATGTAGTAGAACAGCTCTCCCCTAGGGGCCTCTACGCGGTCGAACGCCTCCCTCCCCTTGGCCGGGTCTCGGTAGTCCTCATTCACGATTGGCCCCTCGGGCACCTCCCTCAACGTCTGCCTGACTATCTTAATGGACTCGAATACCTCGTATAGCCTAACCAGCGTCTTAGCTAGCACGTCTCCTTCATCGAAGACTGGGACCCTCCACTCAAGCTTATCGTAGGCGGCGTACGGGTCGTCGCGCCTCACGTCCACGTCTATGCCTGAGCCTCTAGCAGTGGGCCCTACGACGCAGAGCTTTCTAGCGTCCTCCTTAGTCAATACCCCTACCTCAGAGGTTCTAGCTCTAACCATCCTGTCGTTGAGTACCACGTCCCTAAGTCTCTCAGCCGACCTCTCCATTTCAGCTATCTGTGCTTCTACTAGCCTAGCTAGCTTAGGCGTAAGGTCTCGACGCACCCCTCCTATTGTCGGGTAGGCGTAGTTGACGCGCTTGCCGGTT is a window of Candidatus Nezhaarchaeota archaeon DNA encoding:
- a CDS encoding NADH-quinone oxidoreductase subunit H, with amino-acid sequence MSPELAKAGLVALQFTAAFLFGALFYWLFRKLRARFQSRIGPPIYQPIADVVKLLTKETVIPISASRAWFVMAPLLALAGYVAAVALTPLGVEAPLSVIGDVLVVLIALVIPGAAVVIAGSSSGSPYGAIGASRELALLVASEIPFVASALAIVKAAGGLSFQAIIEAQASCPFIVKYPFAAIAFLMALMLKLGRKPFDIPDAEVEVVAGPFTEYSGSLLGIFELGGVLKWMVLPALFVNLFLAGGRLTESSPLDFAVFLALCGAVVFVASLIDAQSSRLRVDQAFKLLLSWGVALALVDLVRAATGWLAW
- a CDS encoding 4Fe-4S binding protein — translated: MAGLVNLRTMAESLKGLLKPSTVPFPRRQVPVAEGFRGKPLYDREKCTGCGACRWVCPAGAISVVDEEAKRIVRVWHGHCAFCGRCEDSCPWGAVKLSQEFIIVVASKEEAEDKVELELARCPVCGSTVTAARHLSKAVEAVKEALSKRGASMDEYRSLASLCLRCRAKVDAVKRAHAFMLKMG
- a CDS encoding nickel-dependent hydrogenase large subunit, giving the protein MSVCTVPIGPFHPALKESVFIRLEVEGERVVGVDIKPGYFHRGVEWLAQRRTFHQLIFLCERVCGICSDAHATACVQTIEDLLQVEPPERALYLRGLVAELERLQSHFLWFGVALHLIGFDTAFMHAWRDREVVMRALEAITGKRVNYAYPTIGGVRRDLTPKLARLVEAQIAEMERSAERLRDVVLNDRMVRARTSEVGVLTKEDARKLCVVGPTARGSGIDVDVRRDDPYAAYDKLEWRVPVFDEGDVLAKTLVRLYEVFESIKIVRQTLREVPEGPIVNEDYRDPAKGREAFDRVEAPRGELFYYMRSNGTNVPEHVRIRTPSVANNHSLPVMMKGCTVADVPIIFASIDPCFACTDRVEVVNARTGMVKVATLEDLARRRITL
- a CDS encoding hydrogenase 3 maturation endopeptidase HyCI, which encodes MKEGASLDELLKGIASKLAGARRVAVLGVGSYLRGDDAAGLRLARKLKREGVQNVLVLECSTSPESFTDKVREFGADCVVIVDAVRAGLAPGSFIVLEPSQVDGVAWDTHSPSLKLLAYYLEREANVKVVLIGIQAKELGLTVRSRVSREVAEAVEVLAKLLVELFKERSHGKEGLLKQLP
- a CDS encoding NADH-quinone oxidoreductase subunit B family protein; amino-acid sequence: MPLSSWARRKSPWVMHFPCGGCNGCDIEVVAALTPLYDAERFGVLLKGTPRHADVLLVTGIVTLQIRDRLRRVYEQVPEPKAVVAIGSCAASGDVFDGSYAMAGPVDRVIPVDVYVPGCPPKPEAILAGVVKAIEKFRK
- a CDS encoding MBL fold metallo-hydrolase encodes the protein MLKIEAADSLEVVVLVDNYIDVLLRDEGPARRWGMASSLTSPRQPIAEHGLSLLVKARGGGVERQVLMDGGFTDHGVVHNMEALGVSPHLIDAVFLSHGHLDHYGGLRELLKKVGRRVPVYVHPEAFYTRLFTLPSGLTLGPWRLSQADIEEAGGVVVTARNSLPLAPGLATTGEVERVTDFEGGMEVARRIRDGLYEADPVLDDQALVACVKDLGLVVIAGCAHSGIVNTVRHASRLMGREAHAVIGGFHLSGASDEVLSRTIQELKKAGVKVVVPMHCTGFKAAARIAQEFKEGFVVSSVGTRLKF